Proteins from a genomic interval of Zingiber officinale cultivar Zhangliang chromosome 2A, Zo_v1.1, whole genome shotgun sequence:
- the LOC122042151 gene encoding LOB domain-containing protein 40-like translates to MRMSCNGCRVLRKGCSEDCSIRHCLQWIKSSESQANATVFLAKFYGRSGLMKLVDAGPAHLRPAIFRSLLYEACGRFVDPIYGSVGLLWSGGWPRCQAAVEAVLNGAPLASISSDAATSTTPSPPPPLRAYDIRHVFKDRAPAELHRVIKPRHRFKRCGARNSTHPEAPPPPAEADNESTSAADTLEEASHVSQGGEPDRDKAKEVGLELTLGFGSV, encoded by the exons ATGAGGATGAGCTGCAATGGCTGCCGAGTGCTGCGGAAAGGATGCAGCGAGGACTGTTCCATCCGCCACTGCTTGCAGTGGATCAAGAGCTCCGAGTCGCAGGCCAATGCCACCGTCTTCCTCGCCAAGTTCTACGGCCGCTCCGGCCTCATGAAGCTCGTGGACGCCGGCCCCGCCCACCTCCGCCCTG CGATCTTCCGGTCTCTGCTTTATGAGGCCTGCGGGCGATTCGTGGACCCGATCTACGGCTCGGTGGGGTTGCTTTGGTCGGGCGGCTGGCCGCGGTGCCAGGCGGCGGTGGAGGCGGTGCTCAACGGCGCGCCCTTGGCGTCGATTTCCTCCGATGCGGCGACCTCCACCACcccgtcgccgccgccgccgctcagGGCCTACGACATCCGCCACGTCTTCAAGGACAGGGCACCCGCCGAGCTCCACAGGGTCATCAAGCCCCGCCACCGGTTCAAGCGTTGCGGCGCCAGGAACTCGACTCATCCCGAAGCACCGCCGCCGCCCGCAGAGGCGGACAACGAGAGCACGTCGGCGGCGGACACCTTGGAGGAGGCGTCTCACGTGAGCCAGGGCGGCGAACCTGACCGCGACAAGGCCAAAGAGGTCGGCCTCGAGCTCACCCTCGGCTTCGGGTCGGTATAA